The sequence below is a genomic window from Polynucleobacter sp. MWH-UH19D.
TTTCAGCGGGATTTGATGCTCATCGCGAAGATGACTTAGGCCAAATGGGATTGGTGGAAGATGACTATGTATGGATTACCAAGCGCTTAAAAGAAATTGCGCATGAGTTCGCCAATAATCGCATCGTGAGTTGCTTAGAGGGTGGCTACAATTTATCTGCCTTGGGCCGCAGTGTTGTGGCTCATGTGAAAGCCTTGGCTGATATTTAAAGAGCAAAAGCAAAAGCAAAAATAAAAGTAAAAACAAAAATAAAAAGCAAATAGAACAAATACAACTGTTATTGAAAGCAAAAGATGGCAAATATTTATGAACAGGGTTTAGAGCGTAATTCAGCGAATTACACCCCGATTACTCCACTTCTATTTTTAGAGCGTTCGGCTGAGATCTATCCCAAAAAAGTGGCTATCGTCCATGGCAAGTTAAGACAAACTTGGTCACAGACCTATGATCGTTGCCGTCGCTTAGCAAGCGCTTTGCAAAAGCATGGTGTTGGCCTTGGTGATACTGTTGCTGTCATGCTTCCTAATACACCCCCGATGGTGGAAGCTCACTTTGGTATTCCGATGGCTGGCGCGGTATTGAATGCCTTAAATACCCGTTTGGATCCAGAATCGGTCGCTTTCATGCTTAATCACGGTGAGGCCAAAGTGGTGATCGTGGACCCAGAGTTTTCTGGGGTTATGAAAAAAGCCCTTGAGATTGCCAAAAAAGATAGTGGCCGTGAGTTCTTGGTCGTTGATGTAGAAGAAAAAGAATTTGATGTGCCTGGTGAGAAGCTGGGCAAGTTAACTTATGAGCAATTACTAGCCGAAGGCGATCCTCAGTTTGCATGGCAAGTTCCAGCAGATGAGTGGCAAGCGATTTGTTTAAATTACACCTCTGGCACTACAGGCAATCCAAAGGGTGTTGTATATCATCATCGTGGCGCAGCAATTAATGCGGTTTCCAATGTCCTAGACTGGGATATCAATAAGCATCCAGTGTATCTGTGGACTTTACCGATGTTCCATTGCAATGGTTGGTGTTTCCCATGGACGATTGCTGCACGTGCAGGTATTAACGTCTGTCTGCGTCGTGTTGATGCTCAGCATATTTTTGCTGCGATTAAAGAACACGGCGTAACCCATTACTGTGCAGCACCGATTGTGCATAACTTGCTTGTGAATGCTCCAGATGAGCTCAAGGCTGGCGTGCCTGCTGGCGTGAAGGGCTTGATTGCTGGTGCAGCACCCCCAGCATCCATTATTGAAGGTATGGAAAAGTTAGGCTTCGATTTAACCCACGTTTACGGTTTAACTGAAGTCTATGGACCTGCTGCAGTTTGTGTAAAACAAGATGAGTGGAATGACATGGATATCGGAGAGCGTGCTCGCTTAAATGCGCGTCAAGGCGTCCGTTATCACATGCAACAAGCGATTGATGTTTTGGATCCAGAAACGATGAAGCCTGTTCCTGCCGATGGTGAAACCATGGGCGAGATTATGTTCAAGGGCAACATTGCCATGAAGGGCTATCTCAAGAATGAAAAAGCCACCAAAGAAGCATTTGAGGGTGGCTGGTTCCATTCAGGGGATTTAGCAGTCAAGAATCCAGATGGTTATGTCAAGATTAAAGATCGCAGTAAAGACATCATTATTTCTGGTGGAGAAAACATCTCATCTATTGAGGTGGAAGATGTGCTTTATCGTCATCCAGCAGTGATTGCTGCCGCAGTGGTTGCCAAGCCAGATCCAAAATGGGGTGAGACTCCCTGCGCATTTTTAGAAATTAAGCCTGGTATGGAAGTAACGCCCGCTGACATCATTGCCCACTGTAAGCAGCATTTGGCGGGCTTTAAGGTTCCTAAGGCAATTGTGTTTGGGGAGCTACCCAAGACATCTACAGGGAAAATTCAGAAGTTTGAATTGCGTAAGCAAGCTGGGTCTGCCACGGCAATTGATGTCTAGTGCTCGATGGTGAGGGCGTTAAAATATGAGATGCCCTCATTTTTAAGCAAATATTCTGTTTGTTGTTATTAAGGATTGTGAATTCAGATGAAAATCTTAGTAGCTGTAAAGCGTGTAGTCGATTACAACGTCAAAGTACGTGTGAAGTCCGATAATTCCGGTGTGGACATTGCTAACGTCAAAATGAGCATGAACCCCTTTGATGAGATTGCTGTAGAAGAAGCGGTTAGACTCAAAGAAGCTGGCGTAGCAACCGAAGTGGTAGTAGTGACGGCAGGTGTTACTCAGTGCCAAGAAACTTTACGTACTGCTTTAGCAATTGGTGCTGACCGCGCTATTTTGGTTGAGACTGATGCGGAGTTACAGCCTTTAGCAGTAGCCAAGATTCTGAAAGCCCTCTCGGAAAAAGAGCAGGCCCAAATCATTATTTTGGGTAAGCAAGCGATTGATGACGATAGCAATCAAACTGGCCAGATGCTTGCTAGCTTGATGGATATTCCGCAAGCGACATTTGCTTCTAAAGTAGTTGTCGCTGATGGTAAAGCGACTGTGACACGTGAGGTTGATGGTGGTTTAGAAACGATTGCATTGTCATTACCAGCAGTCATTACTACTGACTTGCGCCTCAATGAGCCACGTTACGTGACTTTGCCTAACATCATGAAAGCCAAGAAAAAGACGATCGACACGATTACTCCAGATAGCTTAGGGGTGGATATCGCTCCGCGTCTTAAAACGATCAAAGTAGAAGAGCCACCTAAGCGCAGTGCAGGTGTCATGGTTGCTGATGTAGCCGCTCTAGTAGAAAAACTCAAAAATGAAGCGAAGGTGATTTAAATGGCTGCACTTGTTATTGCTGAACACGATAATCAATCCTTAAAAGCTGCAACTTTGAATGCGGTTGCAGCTGCTTTGCAGTGCTCCCCAGAGGTAGACGTGCTGGTGGCGGGTGGCGGCGCTGATGCGGCTGCGAGCTCTGCGGCGCAAATTGCTGGTGTGCGTAAAGTGATTCAGATTGATGGGGCTAACTTAGCCGATCAATTAGCTGAGCCGTTGGCAGCGCAAATTCTTTCTGTCGCAAAAAACTACAGTCATGTACTAGCCCCTGCAACTGCTAATGGTAAGAATGTATTGCCACGCGTTGCCGCTAAGCTCGATGTAGCGCAGTTATCCGACATTACTAAAGTGGTCTCACCAGATACATTCGAGCGTCCAATCTATGCAGGTAATGCAATTGCGACAGTGCAAAGTGCTGACCCGATCAAGGTGATAACTGTGCGTACAACTGGATTTGATCCTGTTGCTGCTACGGGTGGATCTGCCGCAGTTGAAAAAGCATCCGCTGCCGACTCTGCAAATAAGTCATCCTTTGTGGGTCGTGAGTTGACTAAATCCGATCGCCCTGAATTGACTGCAGCCAAAGTGATTGTGTCTGGTGGACGCGGCTTAGGTTCTGGCGAGAAGTATGAAGAATTGATCGTGCCTTTGGCTGACAAGCTTGGCGCAGCATTGGGCGCTTCACGTGCTGCGGTTGATGCTGGTTATGTTCCAAATGATTATCAAGTTGGTCAGACTGGCAAGATTGTTGCGCCACAGTTGTATGTGGCTGTTGGCATCTCTGGCGCTATTCAGCACTTGGCTGGTATGAAAGACTCTAAAGTGATCGTGGCAATCAATAAAGATCCAGAGGCACCAATCTTTGGCGTTGCTGATTATGGTTTGGTAGCCGATCTCTTTGCCGCTGTGCCTGAACTTACAAAGGCGCTCTCGTAATAACGTACCTGATTTAAATCGATAGGAGTTGTAATGCCATATGTAGCCCCCGTAAAAGACATGTTATTTGTGATGAACGAATTGGCGGGGCTATCTGAGGTTGTGGCTTACCCATCTTATGCAGAAGCAGGTGCTGATGTTGATTTAGCACCAGCAATTTTGGAAGAGTCTGCAAAGTTCAATCAAGATGTTGTGGCTCCACTCAATTGGCCAGGCGATCAAAATCCCAGCTCTTTGAAGGATGGCGTTGTCACTACAACACCTGGCTTTAAGGATGCATTTGAGCAATTCGCTGCAGCAGGTTGGCAGGGCGTAGTTCATCCCGCTGAGTTTGGTGGCCAAGGTCTACCAAAACTCATTGCAACAGCCTGCTTTGAAATGGTTCACTCTGCAAGCTTATCGTTTGCTTTGTGCCCGATGTTGACTGATGGCGCGATTGAAGCCTTGTTGACTGCTGCTAGTCCTGAGCTTCAAGAACGTTATGTTCCCAACATGATTTCAGGAGAGTGGACTGGTTCAATGTGTTTGACTGAGCCACAGGCGGGCTCTGATCTATCAATGGTGCGAGCGCGCGCTGTTCCAGAAGCTAATGGCACTTATAAAATCTTTGGCACCAAAATCTTCATCACTTATGGTGAGCACGATATGGCCAAAAATATTATTCACTTGGTCTTAGCAAGAACACCAGATGCACCAGAGGGTGTAAAAGGAATTTCACTATTTGTCGTCCCTAAGTTTTTAGTGAATGCTGATGGCTCCTTAGGTGAGCGTAATGATGTGCATTGCGTTTCGATTGAACACAAGCTAGGTATTAAAGCGAGCCCGACAGCCGTATTGCAATTTGGTGATCATGGTGGTGCTGTAGGCTACTTAGTTGGCGAAGAGAATCGCGGCCTTGAATACATGTTTGTCATGATGAATGCTGCTCGCTTCGCAGTTGGCATGCAGGGTATTGCAGTAGCCGAGCGTGCTTATCAAAAGGCTGTGCAATATGCTAAAGATCGCGTACAGAGTCGAGATTTAGCCGGATCGGCTGGTCCAGTGGCAATCATTCACCAGCCTGACGTCAAACGTATGTTGATGACGATGCGTGCTTATACAGAGGCTGCTCGTGCATTAGCTTATTACGCTGCAGCCGCTTACGATGCGCAACATGCTGCGCCTGATGAGGCAGTTCGCAAATCAAATCAAGCTTTATATGAGTTTTTAGTGCCGATTGTCAAAGGCTTCTCAACTGAGATGTCGATTGAAGTAGCGAGCCTAGGTGTTCAGGTGCATGGTGGTATGGGCTTTATTGAAGAAACTGGTGCTGCACAACACTATCGGGATGCGCGTATCTTGACGATTTATGAAGGTACGACTGCTATACAGGCAAATGATTTAATTGGTCGCAAAACAGTGCGCGATGGTGGCGCTACTGCCAAAGCCTTCTCGGCAAAAATTGCGGAAACTGAAAAGGAATTAGCTGCTAGTGGCAGCGCTGATGCAAAAGCAGTTCTCAAACAATTATCAATTGGCCGTGCTGCATTTGATGAGGCAGTTGCTTATATTTTGGCTAATGCAAAAACCAATACTAAAGCAGTATATGCTGGAAGCTGCGCTTATTTACGTTTAGCTGGTTTGGTTTTAGGTGGTTGGCAAATGGCTCGCGGCTTACTTGCTGCTGAACGTTTGCGCGATAGCGATCCTGCTTTTTACAACACCAAGATTGCTACTGCTCGATTCTTTATCGAGAACTTATTACCTCAAGCCCAGGGCCTAGCAACATCGATTGTGGAAGGCGGCTATTCTGCTAACGCTTTAGAAGTAGAGCAGTTCTAATCTGAAAATTTAGCAAGCAATTCAAAGGCTATCCGCAATTATTGGGATAGCTTTTTTGCTTCATAGATTTGAGAAATAAAGAATTGCTCAAATGCGATGGCTAAAAATGTCATCATGATGCCAGCGCCAAACACTAGCGAAAAAATGACCGTCAAGACAACCAGCCAGCCAGATTGGCTGCGTTCTTCCTCGGCAATGCCGGGATTAAATTGGGCATCCCACTTGTCATCAGGACGCAAGCCAAATGTGATGGTGGTGAGCCAACTTGCTTCAAGGGCAATAAATCCAAACGTGAGCAATATCCAACCTGGAGCAGAATGAAAGTGCGCATCCTTGAGTAAGCTCCAGCCGATGATCCCACCAATTGTTGCGAGTAATTGTGACCAAGCCCAAAAGGATTTAAGACCAAGTAAATAGAAAAAGTTAAAGCCGCTACCTGGAAAAAATAATCCGAGTGCGCAAAAAAGAAGTTTGGATTTTTTCATGGTCATGAATATTGAATCGTCTGCATTATTTGTTGGTAGGTTGGCGCTGTGTAAAGCTTAATACTTCTCGATCATTGCCTACCATGAGTAATTGATCGCCATTACGTATGATGCTGCGATAGTCATTGAGTTGATATAAAAAATCATTCTCTAATTCCATACGTTGCGGCGTGCAAGCCATCTTGGTACTGGCGATTTTGCTAAAGCTAAATCCGCGAGAGTCTTCATCTAACTCGGCCGTAAAGCGATTGCAGCCTGTTGAGCCGCTGACGCGTTGCCCATTCACATCAAAAACTATTTGGATCGGATTGCTTGCCTCTCCTTGGGGTATCTGACGGGCGCGTACCTCTCCTTTGTTATTGGGAGGTAGGTTCCAGCGAGTGAGCTCCCAGCGAGTATTGCGTAGCTCACTGCTGGGCGGGCTAATTTTGGCGCCACAGGGCGGAATGACGTTAGCGCAGCCACCCAAAAAACCCAGACATAGGAGGAAAAAAGCCAGAAAAGGCCTTTTTAAGACCTGATTGGTGGGGTGTAAATGCGGCATTTTCCGTGGCATATTAATATAAGTTATTGTTTTATATAGGAATATTATTTAAATTTTGATTCTATTCTAATCTTGAAGGTGCTTAAATAGGTGGAAGAAGTAGGGGTTTTCGTCTAGAATATGAGGTTTTCCGCATCACCGTACATTTGTTGGTGGGCTGAAGCCCAAGATTTTTGAATAAATTTCATTGGGTTGTAATCAACCATTTTTCATTATTAGATTTTAAGGAATAAGTATGGT
It includes:
- a CDS encoding acyl-CoA synthetase, with the translated sequence MANIYEQGLERNSANYTPITPLLFLERSAEIYPKKVAIVHGKLRQTWSQTYDRCRRLASALQKHGVGLGDTVAVMLPNTPPMVEAHFGIPMAGAVLNALNTRLDPESVAFMLNHGEAKVVIVDPEFSGVMKKALEIAKKDSGREFLVVDVEEKEFDVPGEKLGKLTYEQLLAEGDPQFAWQVPADEWQAICLNYTSGTTGNPKGVVYHHRGAAINAVSNVLDWDINKHPVYLWTLPMFHCNGWCFPWTIAARAGINVCLRRVDAQHIFAAIKEHGVTHYCAAPIVHNLLVNAPDELKAGVPAGVKGLIAGAAPPASIIEGMEKLGFDLTHVYGLTEVYGPAAVCVKQDEWNDMDIGERARLNARQGVRYHMQQAIDVLDPETMKPVPADGETMGEIMFKGNIAMKGYLKNEKATKEAFEGGWFHSGDLAVKNPDGYVKIKDRSKDIIISGGENISSIEVEDVLYRHPAVIAAAVVAKPDPKWGETPCAFLEIKPGMEVTPADIIAHCKQHLAGFKVPKAIVFGELPKTSTGKIQKFELRKQAGSATAIDV
- a CDS encoding electron transfer flavoprotein subunit beta/FixA family protein; translation: MKILVAVKRVVDYNVKVRVKSDNSGVDIANVKMSMNPFDEIAVEEAVRLKEAGVATEVVVVTAGVTQCQETLRTALAIGADRAILVETDAELQPLAVAKILKALSEKEQAQIIILGKQAIDDDSNQTGQMLASLMDIPQATFASKVVVADGKATVTREVDGGLETIALSLPAVITTDLRLNEPRYVTLPNIMKAKKKTIDTITPDSLGVDIAPRLKTIKVEEPPKRSAGVMVADVAALVEKLKNEAKVI
- a CDS encoding electron transfer flavoprotein subunit alpha/FixB family protein is translated as MAALVIAEHDNQSLKAATLNAVAAALQCSPEVDVLVAGGGADAAASSAAQIAGVRKVIQIDGANLADQLAEPLAAQILSVAKNYSHVLAPATANGKNVLPRVAAKLDVAQLSDITKVVSPDTFERPIYAGNAIATVQSADPIKVITVRTTGFDPVAATGGSAAVEKASAADSANKSSFVGRELTKSDRPELTAAKVIVSGGRGLGSGEKYEELIVPLADKLGAALGASRAAVDAGYVPNDYQVGQTGKIVAPQLYVAVGISGAIQHLAGMKDSKVIVAINKDPEAPIFGVADYGLVADLFAAVPELTKALS
- a CDS encoding acyl-CoA dehydrogenase, with translation MPYVAPVKDMLFVMNELAGLSEVVAYPSYAEAGADVDLAPAILEESAKFNQDVVAPLNWPGDQNPSSLKDGVVTTTPGFKDAFEQFAAAGWQGVVHPAEFGGQGLPKLIATACFEMVHSASLSFALCPMLTDGAIEALLTAASPELQERYVPNMISGEWTGSMCLTEPQAGSDLSMVRARAVPEANGTYKIFGTKIFITYGEHDMAKNIIHLVLARTPDAPEGVKGISLFVVPKFLVNADGSLGERNDVHCVSIEHKLGIKASPTAVLQFGDHGGAVGYLVGEENRGLEYMFVMMNAARFAVGMQGIAVAERAYQKAVQYAKDRVQSRDLAGSAGPVAIIHQPDVKRMLMTMRAYTEAARALAYYAAAAYDAQHAAPDEAVRKSNQALYEFLVPIVKGFSTEMSIEVASLGVQVHGGMGFIEETGAAQHYRDARILTIYEGTTAIQANDLIGRKTVRDGGATAKAFSAKIAETEKELAASGSADAKAVLKQLSIGRAAFDEAVAYILANAKTNTKAVYAGSCAYLRLAGLVLGGWQMARGLLAAERLRDSDPAFYNTKIATARFFIENLLPQAQGLATSIVEGGYSANALEVEQF
- a CDS encoding META domain-containing protein — translated: MPRKMPHLHPTNQVLKRPFLAFFLLCLGFLGGCANVIPPCGAKISPPSSELRNTRWELTRWNLPPNNKGEVRARQIPQGEASNPIQIVFDVNGQRVSGSTGCNRFTAELDEDSRGFSFSKIASTKMACTPQRMELENDFLYQLNDYRSIIRNGDQLLMVGNDREVLSFTQRQPTNK